DNA from Roseimicrobium sp. ORNL1:
CGCGGTTATACGTACTTCGAGAGTTAATGTGACGATTCTGTCATTGAGCGTTCTCTCCATTCTCGCCGCCATTCGCTACATGTTGAATGGCGGCGTCGCCCACTTAACTCCTCACTCTTAACACTTAACTTTTCTTTCCATGTCCCATCGAGTCCTCATCATCGGAGCCGGCGGCGTCGGCCGCGTCGTCGTTCACAAGTGCGCCCAGCTTCCCGAGGTCTTCGGCGAAATCATGCTGGCCAGCCGTACCAAGTCCAAGTGCGACGCCATTGCCGCTGAGCTGAAGCGTCCCATCCAGACCGCAGCCGTGGACGCGGACAACGTTCCCGAGCTCGTGAAGCTGCTGAAGGAGTTCAAACCGGAAGTGGTCATCAACGTCGCTCTCCCGTACCAGGACCTCACCATCATGGACGCGTGCCTGGAAGCGGGCGTGCACTACATCGACACCGCGAACTACGAGCCGCGCGATGTCGCCAAGTTCGAGTACCACTGGCAGTGGGCCTACCAGGAAAAGTTCAAGGCCGCCGGTCTCACCGCGCTGCTCGGCTGTGGCTTCGACCCCGGCGTGACGAATGTGTACACCGCGTACGCTATGAAGCACCACTTCAGCAAGATCGACACGCTGGACATCATCGACTGCAATGCAGGCGACCACGGCAAGGCCTTCGCCACGAACTTCAACCCCGAGATCAACCTCCGCGAAGTCACCGCGAACGGTCGTTACTGGCAGGATGGCAAGTGGGTGGAAACCAAGCCGCTGGAGATCAAGCGCAGCTTCGACTTCCCGGATGGCATTGGCCCGAAGAACATCTACTGCCTCTACCACGAGGAGCTGGAATCGCTCGTGAAGCACTTCGACATCCGTCGCGCTCGCTTCTGGATGACCTTTGGCGACAACTACATCAAGCACATGGAAGTGCTGGTGAACGTGGGCATGACCCGTATCGATCCCGTGGTGCACAAGGGCGTGGAAATCATCCCCATTGAGTTCCTCAAGACCCTGCTTCCCGAGCCCGGCACCCTCGGCCCCGATACCAAGGGCAAGACCTGCATCGGCAACTGGATCGAAGGCACTGGCAAGGACGGCAAGTTCAAGCGCTACTACGTGTACAACATCAAGGACCACGAGGACTGCTATGCCGAGACGAACAGCCAGGGCGTGAGCTACACCACCGGTGTGCCCGCCATGATCGCCGCCCGCCAGCTTCTCACCAATCCCTCCGAGTACCGCCAGCCCGGCGTCTGGAACGTCGAGCAGCTCAACCCGGATCCCTTCATGGAAGACCTGAACAAGTACGGTCTGCCCTGGGTGGAAACGTACCCGACCGAGCCGCTGCCGGGAGAGAAGTAATTCTCCTCAACGCGTAGTTTGCCATAGTAGGTAGGCCCACCTGCCCGACACGGCCCTGGGAGCGCTGAACTCTGGCCGGCGTATTCGTGGCAACTGCGCTGCATACCATAGCCACCCAGCAACGCCGGCCGGAGGCCAGCGCTCCCAGGGCTCATGGGCGTCGTTGATGTTCAACTGTCTGCGCCGTCCCATTTGAAAACTACGCCACCTCATGTAGCGTACCGACCCCTTCGTTCTTACCCCGCGAAGGTCACCCTCCATGAGAATCATCCGCTACACCGACGCCGAATACGCCAATGAGTCACGACGTCTTGACCGCCGTGCAGAAGCGTCTGACCGCGTACGGGAAGTGGTGTCATCCGTCATCAAGGACATCCGCGAGCGCGGAGACGCAGCCCTGCTCGAACTGACGAAGAAGTTCGACGGCGCGGACCTCACGCCTGATACGCTTGCCATTCCTCTCGCGGAGGCTGAAATGGCCATTGATGCGCTCGAACCCCGCGTGCGCGAGGCCCTCGAAGCTTCCAAGCGGAATGTGCAGACCTTTGCCCAGCAATCCATGCGCAAGGCCTGGTCCATGACCAACGAACAAGGCGCCGAAGTGGGTGAGGTGTTTCACCCGTTCGAGCGCGTGGGCGTCTACGTCCCCGGTGGCACCGCGCCGCTGGTGAGCACGGCCATCATGACCGTGGCCATCGCTGCTGCAGCAGGAGTGCCTGAAATCGTGGTGTGCAGCCCTTGCGGCAAGGACGGTCAGGTGAATCCCAATCTACTCGCCGCCTTGCGCCTGGCTGGCGCCACGGAAATCTATCGCGTGGGCGGCTCCCAGGCCATCGCTGCCATGGCCTTCGGCACGGAGACCATCAAGCCCGTGACCAAAATCTTTGGCCCCGGCAACAGCTACGTCGTGGAAGCGAAGCGCCAGGCTTTCGGGGTTGTCTCCATCGACCTGCTTCCCGGGCCGAGCGAAGTGTTGGTGCTCGCGGACAAGAGCGCGAATCCCGCCTTCATCGCCGCAGATCTCCTCGCCCAAGCCGAGCACGGCAAAGACAGCGGTGCTGGCTTCCTCACGGATGACGCGGCCCTGCTCGAGGCCGTGCTGAAGGAAGTCGAGACGCAGGGTGCCAAGCTCTCTCGCCAGGACATGGTGCGCAGCGTGCTGGACAAGGAATGCTTCCTCATGCTCGTGCCTACGCTCGAAGAAGGCGCGGAGATCGTGAACAACTACGCGCCGGAGCATCTGAGCCTCATCACCGAGCGCGAGCAGGACATCCTCCCGCTCATCCGCACGGCGGGCGCCATCTTTCTGGGCAATTACTCGCCCGTGGCCGTCGGCGACTTCCTCGCCGGACCCAGCCACACCCTGCCGACCGGCGGGGCAGGGAAGTCCTTCCCCGGTCTCACCGTGGACATGTTCCAGCGCCGTACCAGCATGGTGCGTCTCTCCAAGGAAGCCTGCGCCAAATCCGAACCCGTGGTCCGCATCTTCAGCGAGATCGAAGGGCTGGATGCGCACGGGAATTCCGTGACGGTGCGCTCAGTTTAAGATAAAAGGCCACCATGCGTATCATGGTGGCCGTCTTCTTGACGTGTTGTTTTCTTTCGGGTTGTCGTCATGTGGCAAGCCCGCAGGCGGACGATCTCGATGCCTTCATAGCGGCCGGTTTTGACGATGTGACAGTGTATGCCATCGATTCGAGCAGGCCGATACACCCCGCGAGCATGGAGGTGGGGGACTACGCTCAATGGATCTCCCAGGTGGACAGCACCCATTTCCACCGTTTTCCCATCCGCAAACAGATCGTAGTCACCGATCAAGCCGCGGGGCGAAATCTCGCCTCGGCAGCCTCAGCGGGCATGCGGCAGTGGGCTGCGGGAGCCAAATGCTTTGAGCCGCATCATGGCCTCCGGGTGCGAAAGGGGGACACCTGCTTCGACCTCGTCATCTGCTACAGCTGCGATCACGTGGAGGTATGGAGCGCCTCCGACCGTGGGAAGATCGTGACCACCTCAGACAAGTCCCAATCTGCCCTCGATGCGGTATTGAAACGCGCCAAGCCGTAGGCCCTCTCGAGGGTGGGGTCCGTACAGATTCATCTAGTGCTGCCAGCCTTCAATTTTGAAGTTCCTTTCAGCAAGCTTTCGTTTGCTCTTGCCCGACAGCGGACGAAACCACACTTCAAAACGGGCGGCGTAGGGTTGGCCCCAGTCTCCTTCGTATATCGTAAACCCAGCCTTGGCACCAAATCGTTCAGCGGGATTGGATGACCATAGGAGACGGGTCGTTGACGCATCTTCCAGGTTGGCAACGGATAGGGGTGTTCCCTTCGTCACTTCGAATGCCTTCAAGTACACCCAACCTGGCTCGCCTGGGTTGAGTGCATACACGACCTCGTAGGTTCCCCGCTGCATGCCCCTCCGCAATCGGAAGGGTTGGTTGTCGCTGCCAGCAAAGCGGCGGGCCAGGTCTCGGTTTTTGCCCCGAGCCGTTGAGATGGAAGCTTCGGGATCCTTCGCAAACTCAGAGAACTCCTTTTCCAGTGCGCTCACCGTCACTTTGGTCACGCGGCGCTCGGGCTTGCTGGATTCCTCAAAAATTTCCACCCACACGCCACCGCATTCAATCATCACCCGGCTTTCAGGGAGGGTGTTGCCCATGTTCATCTCTGCTTTCACCGGCTTGGAGCCTTCTTCGACGTGCTGCACTGTGTAACGACTCCACTGCTTGCGATCGAGGCAGATGAGGCAGCGGGTTTGGAAACGGGCACCGTCGTCAAAGTCCGAGATGTAACCGTGCATCTCATCGCGAGGTTCTCCTCCGTAGCTCCAGCGTCTGGCTGCGAAGAGGTTCCCCTGCTCAATGAAAACGTGCCAATCTGGGGAAGCTTCGAGATATTCGAGGAGCGCCTTGGCATGGTCCGTTGATGCCCGGCGCAAAGAGGGCATGTACGGTGTGAATTCCACAACATCGCTTCCCGGGACAGCCAGTGTAGCGCGCACATCGGCCTGGAGATCGTCAACCTCTAGGTCACCTGTTTCCACCATGGAATCGGTTGGATCTTTATCGGGCTCTGCGATTTCGATCCCTTCCGGAATCTTCAGGTCGTCGGCGAAATGGTCCATGGGCGGACCAAAGAGTGAGAGCAATACGATGAATCCAAACGACACCAGGGCGGAAAATGCCAGCGCTGCGAATCGTAGGATGGCAAATACCGCCCCTGCCCATCGTCTTTCGACAAGTCTGGCGACACATTGGACCAGAAAATAGAGCAGCGTGGCGCCCAAGATGGCCAGTGAGAACCACATGAAAATTGTCAATCCACTGGCGATGGCCAAGAACATGAGAAGAAGCGGCGCTCCCGCGCCTATCAAAAGAGGAATCCAGTTCCAGGGAGCGATGCGTCGTTCTCTTCCTGCACTGATGGTGAAGTTGGGCGGCGCGGATTCCATGGACGTGTGACCTGCGGTACTTGGAACCGACAGAAGACATGAGGGACCGCAAAAATCACGAGGAAACTCGTGGTGCTTGAGAATCTGGTTACAGTTCTCTATCCTCGGCTCCCATGAGCACTTCTCCGTCGGCCCACCTGGTCGCTTACGTCCAACGGCTCATACAGGAGACATTCGAGGTCTCAGAAGCCGAGGCGAAGGACCGCGCCGCGGGGTTCGTGGCGCTTGCAGAGGGCTTGGGTACACCAGGGACGGCTGCAGAAATGGATTGGCTCTACCGGGTTCGCAAAGATTTGGGGAGGACCTTGAAATGGCGCTCCGAGACGG
Protein-coding regions in this window:
- a CDS encoding saccharopine dehydrogenase family protein produces the protein MSHRVLIIGAGGVGRVVVHKCAQLPEVFGEIMLASRTKSKCDAIAAELKRPIQTAAVDADNVPELVKLLKEFKPEVVINVALPYQDLTIMDACLEAGVHYIDTANYEPRDVAKFEYHWQWAYQEKFKAAGLTALLGCGFDPGVTNVYTAYAMKHHFSKIDTLDIIDCNAGDHGKAFATNFNPEINLREVTANGRYWQDGKWVETKPLEIKRSFDFPDGIGPKNIYCLYHEELESLVKHFDIRRARFWMTFGDNYIKHMEVLVNVGMTRIDPVVHKGVEIIPIEFLKTLLPEPGTLGPDTKGKTCIGNWIEGTGKDGKFKRYYVYNIKDHEDCYAETNSQGVSYTTGVPAMIAARQLLTNPSEYRQPGVWNVEQLNPDPFMEDLNKYGLPWVETYPTEPLPGEK
- the hisD gene encoding histidinol dehydrogenase, which gives rise to MRIIRYTDAEYANESRRLDRRAEASDRVREVVSSVIKDIRERGDAALLELTKKFDGADLTPDTLAIPLAEAEMAIDALEPRVREALEASKRNVQTFAQQSMRKAWSMTNEQGAEVGEVFHPFERVGVYVPGGTAPLVSTAIMTVAIAAAAGVPEIVVCSPCGKDGQVNPNLLAALRLAGATEIYRVGGSQAIAAMAFGTETIKPVTKIFGPGNSYVVEAKRQAFGVVSIDLLPGPSEVLVLADKSANPAFIAADLLAQAEHGKDSGAGFLTDDAALLEAVLKEVETQGAKLSRQDMVRSVLDKECFLMLVPTLEEGAEIVNNYAPEHLSLITEREQDILPLIRTAGAIFLGNYSPVAVGDFLAGPSHTLPTGGAGKSFPGLTVDMFQRRTSMVRLSKEACAKSEPVVRIFSEIEGLDAHGNSVTVRSV